A window from Citrus sinensis cultivar Valencia sweet orange chromosome 5, DVS_A1.0, whole genome shotgun sequence encodes these proteins:
- the LOC127902230 gene encoding caffeate O-methyltransferase-like protein 2 → MDCIYLTMLPMMLNLFNQSMQNHTAIVMKKILEIYKGFKELKKLVDVASCLGANMSLIVNTYPQITGINFDLPYVIKNAPCSSSVEHVEGDMFVNVPSGQAIFTKILQNRLWLQTSIEAVKWLAKQACAFRGHDESIKSSNSGNFIKMIKYSARMNKDIVDAVLENASGSAKYTSSDIQKELLNIISNRVWQKIREEIGDAKFCILVDEAQD, encoded by the exons ATGGACTGCATCTATTTGACTATGCTGCCAATGATGCTAAACCTCTTCAATCAATCAATGCAAAATCACACAGCTATAGTCATGAagaaaattcttgaaatttacaaGGGATTTAAAGAGCTTAAAAAATTGGTCGATGTTGCCAGTTGTTTAGGTGCAAATATGAGCTTAATAGTTAATACATACCCACAAATTACGGGTATTAACTTTGATTTACCTTATGTCATTAAAAATGCACCCTGTAGTTCAa GTGTGGAGCATGTTGAAGGAGATATGTTTGTTAACGTTCCTAGTGGACAAGCTATTTTTACGAAG ATTTTACAGAATAGATTGTGGCTTCAGACCTCAATAGAAGCTGTTAAATGGCTTGCAAAGCAAGCATGTGCTTTTAGAGGCCATGATGAGTCCATTAAATCCTCTAATTCTggaaattttatcaaaatgatAAAGTATTCAGCAAGGATGAATAAAGATATTGTTGACGCTGTCTTGGAAAATGCTTCAGGCAGTGCAAAATACACTTCATCCGATATTCAAAAAGAGCTTTTGAATATCATTAGCAATAGAGTGTGGCAAAAGATTCGTGAAGAAATTGGAGATGcaaaattttgtattcttgTTGATGAAGCACaagattaa